In Rhodoferax sediminis, the sequence TGACATCGGCCACGATGGCCAGCATCTGGCGCAGCGTGCCGACCGGATGAAAGCTGCGCTGGATGCCGAGCAGGATGCGCTCGCGCATCTGCGCATCGGTCATCGGGAAGCCTGGACTGCCGATCGTCCGGAACAGTTGGACGTAGTAGTCGGCCACATCCGCCAGCGCGTTGCTCGCGGGCTGGCCCAGCATGGCGCGCATCACCTCGGGGCGGGCTTGCGGCAAGCCACGTGCGCCGCTCGAGCTCATGATGCTGGTCAGGCTGAGCACCCGCTCGGGCGCCGCAATGGCAACGCGCTGGGCAATCATGCCGCCCATGCTGACGCCGACCACATGCGCCTTGTCGATATGCAGCGCATCGAGCACGCCGACCGCATCCAGCGCCATGTCGGCCAGGCTGTAGGGCGCGCGCGGCGTGAGGCCGAGCTTGAGCTTGAGCCCCTGCCACAGCAGGTTGGGTTTGCCGAGCTGGTCGAAATGCTGGGACAGGCCGATGTCGCGGTTGTCAAACCGGATCACGCGGTAGCCGGCGTCCACCAGCGCCTGCACCAGCGCGGGCGGCCAGGCCACCAGCTGCATGCCCAAACCCATGATCAGCAGCACCGCCGGGCGCGCCTCGCCGCTCGCGCCGGGGCCGCTGTCTTCGACTTCGACGTCAATGCCGTTTGCTCTTATTTTCATAGCATATTGCCAATGTCCTGTATGGGCTACAGCCCTCTTTTATGTAAATTCCCGCTCGCGCAGCCACTTCGTGGCGATCCACTTCTCGCCGGCGATCACGGGCGCGCCGCCGTGCAGGGTATAGGTGCTGGGGTGCGGCCGCTCGTAGCTGAAAAACACCGCGT encodes:
- a CDS encoding alpha/beta fold hydrolase; amino-acid sequence: MKIRANGIDVEVEDSGPGASGEARPAVLLIMGLGMQLVAWPPALVQALVDAGYRVIRFDNRDIGLSQHFDQLGKPNLLWQGLKLKLGLTPRAPYSLADMALDAVGVLDALHIDKAHVVGVSMGGMIAQRVAIAAPERVLSLTSIMSSSGARGLPQARPEVMRAMLGQPASNALADVADYYVQLFRTIGSPGFPMTDAQMRERILLGIQRSFHPVGTLRQMLAIVADVTRAADLARVQSPTLVLHGKADPLVPYACGEDTARRIRGARLVGVEGMGHDLPPGVVERLLEPLIPHLKTA